In Paenibacillus larvae subsp. larvae, the following proteins share a genomic window:
- a CDS encoding 3'-5' exonuclease, with protein sequence MAKKLQLLKHAPRNWLLGQRSKQLYQGICDYCRERVFIEKTSENALEFIRSWIKSKYLILDTETTGIEYDSEIVDIAIIDLDKNLIFASLVKPICPIPEEATMIHGITNEMVADAPSWLEVWAQVQKLLSGKTLLIYNADFD encoded by the coding sequence TTGGCCAAAAAGCTGCAATTATTAAAGCACGCGCCGCGCAACTGGCTGCTCGGACAAAGAAGCAAACAATTGTATCAGGGTATATGTGATTATTGCCGGGAAAGAGTCTTTATTGAGAAAACAAGCGAGAATGCTCTTGAATTTATCCGGAGTTGGATTAAGTCCAAATATCTTATCTTGGATACAGAAACCACTGGAATAGAATATGACTCCGAAATTGTAGACATTGCCATTATCGATCTTGACAAAAACCTGATTTTTGCGTCGTTGGTTAAACCGATCTGCCCCATTCCGGAAGAAGCAACAATGATCCATGGAATCACGAACGAAATGGTTGCTGATGCTCCAAGTTGGCTTGAAGTTTGGGCACAGGTTCAAAAACTTCTCTCCGGTAAGACCTTGCTAATTTATAATGCCGATTTTGATTAA
- a CDS encoding MarR family winged helix-turn-helix transcriptional regulator translates to MKKEPYESDMHSSLGYNLHRIGQLVREETSIPLKQYGITPEQWQILIALYERDSITPTELGEATLRDKTTISRILPALLQKGIIEKKANPNDGRSYMIKLSEHYREMIVKSLVDVKVHFEEKVFPIILTEQEQSILLEIILKLRRGLKDN, encoded by the coding sequence TTGAAGAAGGAACCATATGAATCTGATATGCACAGCAGCCTTGGTTATAATCTGCATCGGATCGGACAACTGGTTCGTGAAGAGACGAGCATACCGCTCAAGCAATACGGGATTACGCCGGAGCAATGGCAAATTTTGATCGCTTTGTACGAACGGGATTCCATTACACCGACTGAGCTCGGTGAGGCGACACTTCGTGATAAAACGACGATTTCGAGAATTCTCCCTGCCCTTCTCCAGAAAGGGATTATTGAGAAAAAGGCGAATCCCAACGATGGCAGAAGCTATATGATTAAACTGAGTGAGCATTATCGAGAAATGATCGTGAAATCTCTGGTCGATGTCAAGGTTCATTTCGAGGAGAAGGTGTTCCCGATTATTCTGACGGAGCAAGAACAGAGCATATTATTGGAAATTATTTTGAAATTGCGAAGAGGTTTGAAGGACAACTGA
- a CDS encoding MFS transporter, which produces MLTSTAVVPVIGKLSDLYGRKRFYMIGLILFLTGSLLCGYASSMPQFIIYRGIQGIGAGIIMPVTFTLLMVLYPQDKWGSMQALFGITFGLSALVGPLIGAFITEVFHWRWNFFINLPIGLAAFLIIMSNMKENKKHEKPKIDYTGAMMIIAATVTLILSMRLIELQYSWSSWQVLALLVLFIISTIVFILVEKKAQEPIIPLDMFSNRVVSGTLLTVFMQGSTQVMSILFIPMFLTEVYKQKVSGTGVILTVLMLSVMVGSIIGGKLISFMSYRLNLIYDRLVGVATSSVSYFRNIGGIIASAIVGTYVNIQLSRQLTAGLEGNGLPVQSGSSVSEIIDQAKASEINSTIPQLFADSLHICNWILLIGILISILFVSI; this is translated from the coding sequence ATGTTAACCTCTACTGCAGTTGTCCCAGTAATCGGCAAGTTGTCCGATCTATATGGACGTAAACGATTTTATATGATCGGGCTGATACTGTTTCTGACTGGCAGCCTTCTGTGCGGGTATGCATCGAGCATGCCGCAATTTATTATTTATCGAGGCATTCAAGGGATAGGAGCAGGAATCATTATGCCGGTAACGTTCACGCTGCTCATGGTTCTGTATCCACAGGATAAATGGGGGAGCATGCAAGCGTTGTTCGGCATCACCTTCGGTCTGTCGGCACTAGTAGGCCCACTGATAGGAGCTTTTATTACCGAGGTTTTTCACTGGAGATGGAATTTCTTTATTAACCTGCCGATAGGTCTTGCCGCTTTTTTGATAATTATGTCGAATATGAAAGAGAACAAAAAGCACGAGAAGCCCAAGATCGACTATACCGGCGCGATGATGATTATTGCTGCCACAGTTACTTTAATCCTATCGATGAGACTCATTGAATTGCAGTACAGCTGGTCCTCTTGGCAGGTTTTGGCGCTCCTTGTCCTATTTATTATTTCGACGATAGTTTTTATCCTCGTTGAGAAAAAGGCGCAGGAGCCGATTATACCGCTCGATATGTTCTCCAACCGCGTCGTCAGCGGAACTTTGCTTACGGTTTTTATGCAAGGAAGCACGCAAGTGATGTCGATCTTATTTATCCCGATGTTTTTGACGGAGGTATATAAGCAAAAAGTCTCGGGTACAGGTGTTATCCTGACCGTACTCATGTTGAGCGTGATGGTTGGCTCTATCATCGGCGGCAAGCTGATTTCGTTCATGAGTTACCGGCTAAACCTGATATATGACAGATTGGTAGGAGTAGCGACCTCAAGCGTCAGCTATTTCCGGAACATCGGTGGCATCATTGCATCTGCAATTGTCGGGACTTACGTGAATATTCAGCTATCTCGGCAATTGACGGCGGGGTTGGAGGGGAACGGTCTGCCGGTACAATCGGGTTCAAGCGTAAGCGAAATCATTGACCAGGCCAAGGCGAGCGAAATCAATTCGACGATCCCGCAATTATTCGCCGACTCGCTCCATATCTGTAACTGGATCCTTCTGATTGGAATATTGATTTCGATACTATTTGTATCAATCTAA
- a CDS encoding YjdF family protein, whose amino-acid sequence MEWEEGARFKAGRYIFGAEPKDEEVLEFVNQHMMKLVEQITASIPIEQRVEFKVNPKRMIRETKKETSTRNVSSKAQQAMKEELELRKKQRIVESKERREEINAYK is encoded by the coding sequence ATCGAATGGGAAGAGGGCGCAAGATTCAAAGCCGGACGATACATTTTTGGAGCAGAGCCTAAAGATGAAGAAGTTTTGGAATTTGTAAATCAGCATATGATGAAGCTTGTCGAACAGATCACGGCCTCCATTCCCATCGAGCAGAGGGTTGAGTTCAAGGTCAATCCCAAAAGAATGATCAGAGAGACGAAGAAGGAGACATCGACACGCAATGTCAGCTCCAAGGCGCAGCAAGCGATGAAAGAGGAGTTGGAACTACGTAAGAAACAGAGAATCGTGGAGTCGAAAGAGCGAAGGGAAGAGATCAATGCTTATAAGTGA